CTTGCAATGGCTCCTGCTGCCCGCAATCCTCGCTTTTGGTTTGCCGCGCCACCGGCTGCTGGCGGGCATTGCGCTTTATTTCTGGGTGGCGTTTTTCGCGGCCTACGCCATGCGCCGGATTTCCTTCAATCACGAAGGCTACTACTTCGCGCATGTGGTGCTCGCGATGCCATTCCTCGGCGCGCTCACCGTGTGGGCCGCCGGGCGGGTCCGGGCGATGCTCCAGCGGGCGGGGATGGCGCCCGCGCGCGCCGCTGCGGTTGCGCTGGTTGTCGTGGCGGCCGCATTTTGTGTGGAGCGGGTCACGCTGGGGAGCGCGTGGAAGGAGCGCGTGTTCTACCGCGTTCCGGCGCCGGTCCGCGCGCTTCGGGATGCGCTTCAGGGGCAGTTGGGGCCCGGGGACGCCATCATGCTGGACTATTTTCCGGAGGTGTCGTGGCTGCTGGCGGAAATCGAGGGTCCGGGCGGACGAAATGCCTATTACTACAACGTCGCGGTGACCGGTACGCCGCGGCCGCGTGTGAATGCCGCGCGCAAGGACCTCACAGACGAGGAAATCTTGCCGGTGAATCGTTGGGTGGCCGAAAATCTGGATCGCTGGTTTGAGCACAACGTTCCGCGCTATCTCGTGATGCTGGCGCCGGACGTGTGGGAGCGGGAGATGGGTCGAAAGCGCGCGATGGGGCATTACCGGATGTTTGGCCTGCGCGCCGCGGCGCCGTATGCGGCGACGGCGGCGGCGTGGGCCGGTGGGGACGTTGGGGAGGTGATGTTTGAGAATGAGGATTTTCGGATTGTTGCGCTGGATGAGTGAGTGGACAGCGTGGACGTAGTGGACAGAGTGGACGTAGTGGACGTAGTGGACGTAGTGGACGTAGTGGACAGAGTGGACAGAGTGGACAGAGTGGACAGAGTGGACAGAGTGGACAGAGTGGACAGAGTGGACGGAGTGGACGGGGTGGACGGGGTGGACGGGGGGCTTCTTTAATCGTATCCGGGGCGGGCGTTACAATGCGCTGGGCGGTCTGGCGCATGTCCTTGTGGGCGCGGGCGCTGGGTGGCGCCGCAAACGTTGAGGGCTATCATGTTGTTATCGTCCCGTCTGGAAGCCATGTTGGAGCGGATGCGGGTATTGGTCTCTGTCGCGCTGGTGGCCGGGGTGCTGGCCGTTCACGCCGCGGCGCCCGCGCAGCCGGCGCTGGAGCAGGGCGCGCCCGAGCGGGTGGAGGAATCCGTGGAGGCGTCCGATCCGGGGTCCGCGCGTGGTCCGGAGCGGGACTCCGTGGAACCGGGGGATCCGGCGGGGCGTGCCGCCGACACCGGCCGTTCCGCGACGCCGGATCCCGGGCCCACCACGCCGGCGCCGACGCAGCCCGGGCCCGGCGCGGCTCCGCTTCCGGGGTCGCCTGCTTCGCCGCCGACGCAACCCGCGCCCGGCGCGGCTCCGCTTCCGGGGTCGCCCACGCCGGCGCCTTTGCAGCCCGGGCCAGGCGCGGCTCCTTCGCCGGGGGCGCCTGCTCCGCCGCCTTTGCAACCCGCGCCCGGCGCGGCTCCGCTTCCGGGGGGGCTGGGGCCCGCGCCGGCGAACACGCCGCTGGCACGGCTCCAGGCGCTTGCCGCGGATGCGTCTGTCGAGCCGGATCTGGCGGAGGTGGCGTTGCTGGCGGCGCAACTTGCCCAGCCGGTGGACACGCAGGCGTATCTGGCGAAACTCGACGCGCTTGCGGCGGAATTCGAGCCTATTATCGGCAACCGGGGTCAGACGCTTGAAGTCGCCGGGCGGCTCGCCCGTTTCCTGTATCAGGAGAAGGAGTTCGCCAACAGCGCGGTGCAGTCCGCCGAAATTTTTGTTGGTCTGGACCAGGTGCTGGATAAGAAGCAGTGGAATTGCGTGGGTATGGCGCTGCTTTACGCGGCAATTGGCAAGCGCACGGGCCTGCCGCTTCAGTTGGTGGCGGGGCATGGCCACGTGCTTGTGGCGTATAACGCGCCGCCCTACTTTTTTATCGAGACAACGGCGCGCGGCGGTTTGCAGCCCAGCCGGGATTACCTGACCGAATACCTGCCGTTTCCGTGCGTGAGCCCGGCGCGCTACGTAGTCTTGAACAACCGCGAAGCGATCGCCATGACCTTGACGCAGATGGGGCTGGCGATGCAGGGCGCGCAGCGGTCGCAACTGGCGGGGACGCTGTTCTCCCTGGCGATCAACTTTTCGGAGACCTATGCGGAGGCCTGGGCGGGGCGGGGCTTTTTGCGCGCGGCCGAGGGGAACGCGCAGGGCGCCATGGCGGATTTCGAACGCGCGATCGATCTGGATCCCGAGCTGCGCGAGGCGTATGGCGGGCTTGGCGCGGCGTACCGCGAGCAGGGCAACCTGCCGCGCGCGGTGGAGACCTACCGCACGCTGCTGGCGCTGTGTCCCGAGGACAGTGTGGCGGTTTTCAACACCGGCCAGTTGCTCTACGAATCCGGGGATTTGCAGGGGTCGGTGCAGGCGTTCCGGCAGTACATCGACCTGGAGCCGCGCGACCCGGAGGGGTACATGCGGATCGCGTTTCCGCTGGAGGACGCCGGGGATCTTGCGGGGGCGGCGGAGGCGTACCAGCGGGTGCTTGCGCTGGCTCCGAATACGCCGGACGCGATCCTGAATTTGTCTTATATTTACGAGCAGATCCGGGACTTCAATTCGAGTATGGAAGGCTACCGGCGCGTGCTTGCCCTCCAGCCGGCCAACGTGCGGGCGGCCGGCGGGGTTGCGCGGGTGCTCGGGAAGACCGGCCGCTACGAGGACGCCCTGCGCACGTTTCGCGCCGCGCTGGAAAGCTACCCGAACACGGCGTTTCTCTGGGTTGACCTGGGGCAGTTGCTTGAATACGGCGGCGACTTGAAACAGGCCATCGGAGCCTACCAGGAGGCGGTGCGCGTGAATCCGTCGGATCCGGAATCGTACTATGCGCTGGCGCGGGCGCTTCAACGGGCGGGTCTCGCCAATGACGCGCAACATGTGCTCGCGCAGGCGCGGGCCGTGGAGGCCGCGCGATCGAGCGGGCAGGCGCGCCCGGGCGGCTGGGCCCCGCCGACAACCAGCGAGGGCGGGATTGCGGATCTCTTCCCGGGCGGCGCGGGCGCGCCGCTGGAGTTGCCGGCGCCCGAAATCGAGGGCGCGCCGCCGGGCGCCGAGCCCGATATGCAGCCGCCGGCCGATGCTTCTTCCGCGCCCGAAGGCAACGCGGATCCGGCCGCCCCCGCGGCTCCACCCGAGGCCGGGGCGGACGCGGGCTCCGCGCCGGAGGGCGGCGGCGAAGCGCCCGAGTCCCCGGCGGGCCCGGAACCGTGAGCAAGCCCGTTGTGGAGTACAGGGCGGAATCGCGCGCGCGCGCGTGGCGCGAGGTTTTGCGGGACATGGCGCGCGGGGTGGCGCACGGGCACTACATGGCTTACCGGCTTGCGTTGAAGGACGTGAAGGGGGCCAACGCCAAGTCCGCGTTTGGGCTGCTCTGGGATCTGGCGGATCCGTTGGTTTTCGGGGCGATCTTCTACGTGCTGATGCGGGCAGGGATACTGCACCCTGGGGATCTCGCGATCCCGTACGCGCTTTTTGTGACCTATGGCATGCTGCTGTACCTGACGTTTGCGGAGGCGTGGCTTGGCGCGGTGCGGATTTTTCCGGCCTCGCGCGGGCTGCTGACCCAGGTCAAGGCGCCGCCCGAGGCGCTGGTGCTTTCGGTGTTCTACCGGGTGTTGTTCAACAGCGGATTTCGCATCGCCGTCCTGTTGGTGTTCACCGTTGCGATGGGCGCGTTTACGCCGCTGGGTTTCCTGAAGTTTCTGGCGTGCTACCCGTTGCTGGTGCTGGGCGGCGTGGCGCTCGGGTTGATTCTGGCTCCGTTTAACGCCGTGTACAACGACGTTGAGCGCGCGGTGCGCCTGGTGATTCTACCGCTCCGTTTCGCGACGCCGGTGTTCTTTGTGATCGCCTCCGAGACGCTGATCCGGATTAACCCGGCCGCCGTGCTCATTACGAACCTGCGCGATCTGGCGACGGCGAACCAGTTTCACGATCCGCTGGCGCTCGTGGCGTGGAGCGGCGGACTCGCGGGGCTCTTTCTGCTTGGCTGGTTTGCGTTTCATCTGTCCGTGCCGGTGCTTGCGGAGCGGGCGTGAGCATGGCGCCGGCGATCCGGGTCGAGGGCGTTTCGAAGCGCTACTCCCGCCATGCCCAGACGCATCTCTCCTATGGGCTGGGCGACCTGATGCGCGAGCTGCTTGGCCGCCCGCGCCCGGCGGCGTTGCGCAAGGATGAATTCTGGGCGGTGCGCGATGTTTCGTTCGAGCTGGAGGCCGGTGGTTCGCTGGCGCTGATCGGGCGCAATGGCGCGGGCAAGAGCACGCTCCTGAAGATGCTCAACGGCCTGACCCGTCCCGACACCGGCCGGATCCGCCTGGAGGGCCGCGTGCAGGCGCTGATCAATCTCAGCGCGGGCTTCAACCCGGCCCTGACGGGCCTCGAAAACATCTACAACGCCGCGTCGCTCTCCGGCTTTGGCAGCGGCGCGATCCGCGCGATGGCCGACGAGGTGATTGCGTTTGCGGAGTTGGAGGAGGCGATCGAGAGTCCGGTGCAGACGTATAGCTCCGGGATGAAGGCGCGGCTGGGCTTCGCGGTGGCGGTGCATCTGCGGCCGGATATCCTGCTCATCGACGAAGTGCTCGCGGTGGGGGACTACGCGTATCAGAACAAGTGCTTTTTGCGCATGGAGCAGCTCAAGAAGCAGGGCGTCACGATGGTGTATGTGTCGCACAGCCACAACTCGGCAATCAAGCTGTGCGAGCAAGGGATCTGGCTGCACCGGGGCCGCGTGATGGCCAGCGGGGCTTGCCTGGAGACGGTTCGGGCCTACCTGGCGTTCCTGGAGGCGGAATCGCAACTGAAGGAGGCGCCCGATCCGGTCGCGGGCGAGGCCGGTGCGCCGCCGCCGCCGCGCGCGACGGACCACCTCTACGGACCGGTGCATTCGGGCTTCGATCACGTTCAGGAGGTTACCTGTACGTTGTCCGTCGATGGCCAGTCGTGCTCGGAGATTCCGGTGCACAGCGCGGTGGTGATCCGCTTTGGATTCACGCTGCGGCGGCGTGTTGACGGGTTGAGCGTGACCCTGAATTTCTTTCGGGAAGATGGCCTGCTGATGGGGATTGTGACGACGCTGTACGAGGGGTATCTGGACGGCATACACGAGGGCCGCGTGGAGTGCGAGGCGCACATTCCGGATTTGGATTTCGCGCCCGGCAACTACCTCGTGATGATGCCGATCTCCGAGGGGCAGGGCTATTTGTGGCGGGATGTGGCGGCGCGATTTCGGGTGGTGGGGGGCGGCCGGGTGGCGGCGGGGGTGAAGCATATTCGGCACAGCCTCCGCGTGCTTTCCTGACGGGGATATCACCACGAAGGGCACGAAGACCACGAAGGAAAGAAGTTGGAGAGGGCAGGGACAGCAGGGACGGCAGGGACGCCAGGGACGGACGGTGCAGACGGGATGGGCGGAGCAGGCGGGATGGGCGGAGCAGACGGCAGGGGCGGGGGCTTGCGTTGTGGGTGGCGCGGGGTTCGGGCGCTTTGCGACAATGCGCGGGGCAAAGAGTTGGGCTGGCAATCAGGACTTGGTATGGCGAACGAGATTGTTGCGCGGGATGGCGATGTGTTCCGCATATTGCAATTGACCGATTTTCATTCGGATGTGAGCGAGTACGCGAATGAGCGGACGCGGGCGGATGTGCGCGCGATGGTGGGGCGCTGCCGTCCGGATTTCCTGGCGGTGACGGGGGACATCTGGTGCGGGGATGGGCATCCGGACGCGGCGCCGATGTGGATGGCGCGCGATCTGGCGTTTATTGCGTCGCTGGAGACGCCGTGGGCCTTTACCTGGGGCAACCATGATTACGCGGCGGACGGGGCGCGCGCGCAGGCGCAGATCCTGCGCAGCCCGCACTACGCGGCGCCGGACTCCACGGCGCGCGGGGAGTGCCATATCGCGGTGGTGGATCGCGATGGTGATGCGCGCTGGGACCTGCTGTTCGCCAATTCCGGCGCGGAATGGCGTCTGCCGCAGGATCTGGAATGGGTGGGAGACACATCGCGCGCGCTGGTGGCGGCGCGCGGCCGCCTCATCCCGGCGGTGTTGTTTTTTCACATTCCGCTGCGGCGCTATCAGGTGGCGATTGACGCGGGGCGGGCGGAGGGCATCGCGAATGAGGAGGTGTTGTACTGGGGGGACGAGGCGGACACGGGGGCGGACCTGATTATGGCGATGCCGAACATCCGGGCGTGTTTTTGCGGCCACAGCCACCGGAACGACTGTTGGTTTGAGGAGGGCGGCGTGCGTTTTTCGTATGGGCGATCAACGGGTTATGGCGGCTATGGGGAGGATGTGAAGAAGGGCGCGACACTCATCACGCTGGATTTGCGTGGGGAGGCGGTGCGGCACGAGGCGGTGTTCGGGGATGAAGTTGGGTGATTTTTGGGGTGGTGGGGGATGGTGGGCGGTTATGTGACGTCGGGTGCGGTTGTTGCCGCAGGAATGCCCGCGATCCTGTGTTGGCGGATCGCGTGGCACGGGTGTGGTGGATCGGGGTTAGGAGCCGGTGTCGCCGGCGGCTTTGGCCTGGCGATCGCGGCGCCAGTGGTGCGCTTCGAAGGCGATGAGGGCGATGGGGATGCCGTAGAGGAGGAGTTTGCCCCACCAGGTGTGGGAGAAGCCGGTGAAGTCGCGCCAGTGTCCGATGGGCCAGATCACGGCGGAGGCGCGCCCGTAGAGGTGGTTCCGGGGCACCCAGCCGTACATGCGCCCGTCGACGCTGTTGAGGCTGTTGTCACCCAGGAGGAAGTAATGGTCTTCGGGGACCAGCTGGTACTCGTCGCCGGGCAGGGAGCCGTACTTCGGGGGGAACTGCTGGAGCATCTGTGCGAGGGCCATGCGCTGTTCGGCGTGCGGGGCCTGCTCGGCGGCGCGTTCGACGTCCTCGTAGCCCCAGTAGCCCTTGAAGTCGTCGGGCATGGTTTCGCCGAGGGGGATCTTCTCGCCGTTGATGTAGACTTCGCCGCCGCGGAGCTCGACGCGCTCGCCGGGCAGGCCGACGACGCGCTTGATGAGGCGGGGGTGTTCGCTTCCGCCCGCCGGGGGCTTGAAGACGACGATATCCCAGCGATCGGGCTCCCACCAGTTCCAGAGGCGTATGGCTGTGAAGGGGATCCGCGGTCCGAAGTACATTTTGTTTGTGAGTACGCGGTCGCCCTTGAACATGTTCGGGTGGCCGTGCAGCGTGGGCTCCATGGAGCCGGACGGGATGCTGTACTGGTCGATGACGCAGCCCTTGATAAAGAGGATGACGAGGAGCAGGATGGCGATCTCGCGGGCCTGCTGTTTCCAGCGGGCGGCGCGGGACTCGCCGGCGGGCGCGGTTTCGGATTGGGCCGCCACGCTACCGGTCCGCGTCTTCGCTGACTTTGAGCAGGGCCATGAAGGCTTCCTGCGGGACTTCGACGGTGCCGACCTGTTTCATGCGCTTCTTGCCTTCCTTCTGCTTTTCGAGGAGCTTCCGTTTACGGGTGATGTCGCCGCCGTAACATTTCGCGGTCACGTTTTTGCGGAGCGCCTTGACGGTCTCGCGCACGATAATCTTCCCGCCGATGGCGGCCTGGATGGCGACTTCGTATTGCTGGCGCGGGATGAGTGTACGCAGCTTGGAGGCCAGGGCGCGTCCGATGGGCACGGCATTGTCGCGGTGCACGATAACGGAGAGGGCGTCGACGGCTTCGCTGTTGAGCAGGATATCGAGCTTGACGAGGTCGCCGGGGCGGTATCCGATGATGCGGTATTCGAGGGAGCCGTAGCCGCGCGTGTAGGACTTGAGCTTGTCGTAGAAGTCGACCACGATCTCGGAGAGCGGCATTTGGTAGACGGCCATGCAGCGGCGCCCGTCGATATAGTCGACGCGGACGTGTATGCCGCGCTTTTTCTTGCAGAGGTCGATGACGGTGCTCAGGTACTCCGTGGGGCACATGATGTCGGCTTCGATATAGGGCTCTTCGCAGAGCTCGATTTCGGCGCGGGGCGGCATCTGGGAGGCCTTTTCAATGATCTCGACCTCGCCGTCGGTGCGGGTGATTTGGTAAGCCACGTTGGGCATGGTGGAGACGAGGGTGAGGTCGAACTCGCGCTCGAGGCGCTCCTGGATGATCTCCATGTGGAGGAGGCCGAGGAACCCGAGGCGGAATCCGAGGCCGAGGGCGTCGGAGCTGTCGGCGACATACTCGAAGGAAGCGTCGTTGAGGCTGAGTTTTTCGAGGGCGTCGCGCAATTCGCCGAAATCGGTGGCGATGGCGGGGTACATTCCGCAGAAGACGACGGGCTTCACTTCCTTGTAGCCCGGAAGGGCCTGGGGGGCGGGCCGGAGCGCGTCGGTGACGGTGTCGCCGACTTTGGTGTCCTGGAGCGTCTTGATGCTGCAGATCATGTAGCCCACTTCGCCGCAATTCAGCGATTCCATGGGCTTGGCTTCCGGGGTGAAGCAGCCGACCTCCGAGACTTCGTATTTGCTGCCGGCTTTCATGAGCAGGATTTTCTGGCCCTTGCAGATGCGCCCGTCCACCACACGGAGGTATACGACGACGCCGCGGTAGGTATCGTACACCGCGTCGAATATGAGGGCGCGGAGCGGTCCCTCGGCGTCGCCCTTCGGCGGGGGGACTTTGCGAATGACGGCTTCGAGGACGTCCTCGGTGCCGATGCCGTTTTTCGCGCTCGCCAGCACGGCCTCGGAGGAGTCCAGGCCGATGACGTCCTCGATCTGCTGCCGGGCGTCGTCGATATCGGCGGCGGGGAGGTCGATCTTGTTGATGACCGGGATGATTTCGAGATCCTGTTCGACGGCCTTGTAGGCGTTTGCGAGGGTCTGTGCCTCCACGCCCTGGGCGGCGTCCACGAGGAGCAGGGCCCCCTCGCATGCGGCGAGGCTTCGCGAGACCTCGTAGGCAAAGTCCACGTGCCCGGGGGTGTCGATGAGGTGGAGCATGTAGGTCTGGCCGTCTTTCGCGGTGTAGGCCATGCGCACGGCGACGGATTTGATCGTGATCCCGCGCTCCCGCTCGATGTCCATGGTGTCGAGGGTTTGCTCTTTGAGCTTCCGGTCCTCGACGGTGTGGGTGAACTGCAGGAGCCGGTCGGCCAGCGTGGATTTCCCGTGGTCGATGTGTGCGATGATGCAGAAGTTTCGAATGTTTGATTGCGACGGCATTCAGGGCCTTTAACTACTCTGGGGTTGGCCTGGCATGGGGCCAGGCGCTTACATTGTCCCGGCTTCCGCCACGCGGCGCCGGCCCTCCACTGCATTGCGCGGGATACGGCCCGCGCCGCCCGGCCCTACCGGATGGGCGCCCCGGCGCTTTCCTTATCCGCTGTTGGGAAGAGGTCGTCCAGGACGCGCAGGCTCCGGTAGTCTGATTCTGTCTGGCGCGCGGTATAGCCGCGCAGCAACTGGAACGCGTCCCGCGGCGCCGGAACGTCTGGGCATTCCGCCGCCGCCGCGAAGAGCGCGCGGAGGGACGCGAGCGTTTCCCGGGAAACGCGGCGCGGGGCCGGGCAGGCTCCACACACCGCGCCCCCTTCGAAATCGAAGCCCGGATTATCACCTATTGCGCGGCCGCAATGCACGCATTCGCGCAGGGACGGCTCAAATCCCGCCGCCGCCAGCATGCGCGCGATCTGCCACGCGCAATGCGCCCGCGGGTCGCCGCGCCAATCATTGAGGCGTTCGAGCCCCGCCGAAAATGCGGCGTAGAAGTTTTCGGACGGCTCGTTTTCGTGCGCCACGTGAAGCGCGAGTTCCAGCGGGAAGGCGGCAAAAGCGCCGCGTTCCAGATCGTTTTTCACGCCGGGGTACGCTTCGAGCAGACTGGCGTCGGCCAGGGTTTGCACGGAGCGCCCTTCCTTCCAGTAGTACACCAACTCCACCCGGTTCATCGTGTCCAGCACGCCGGCGAGCGGGCTGCTCTTTCGGCGCACGCCCTTGGCGATGCATGCGAGCCGCCCGCGGCGGGGGGTCAGGAACGTGACGATGCGGCTGGTTTCGCTGTAATCCACCCGCCGCAACACATGGGCTTCCGCCTTTTCCTGGGGCACGGGACGACTCCTCACTTCGGGCGGGAAGGGGACGATACCCGCCTGCCGCCAGAGGCCCGAAAGTATAGCATTTCAAGTGCTTACGCCGCAAATAGCGGAGGAAGAGAGCCGGCGCCGCGCGCGCCACAAAAAAAGCCCCCCGGGCGCGCCTTGGCGACCGGGGGGGCTGGCGATTTCAATTAGAAGCCGGAGACCAGGATGGCCCAGGCGCGCTGGGCCGGAAACTTGCCGGGGTACCGGATGAATTCCACGTGGCCGTCCATATAGAGCGCATTGGCGCCGCCGGGAAGGTGGTTGTAGTCGCTTGTATCGGCCTCGATGCCGTCGTAGTGGATCACGAGATCGCTCTGGGCTTTGGCCGATGCGCCGGGGTTGTTGATGTCGGTGATGAGGAATCGCTCGATGCCTTCGCGGATACGCAAGGCGGGCTTGCCGCCCGGGATCGGAAGGTCCCTGTCGACGGCGTCCAGCGCTTCTTGTTCGGTCGTCGCGAGGGCGACGGCGGTGGCCATATCGATAATGCCCTGCACGAATCCGCCGCTGATGATGCCTTCGGCGATCAGGCCGGGCAGGTCGGTGGCGGAGCCGTCGCCCGGGTTTACGCCCGGCATGAGGTAGGCCTCCTCATTGGTGACCCAGGCGTTGTAGATGTAGGAGCGCGTACCGATTTTGCAGGCGAGGATGGGCCGGTTCGGGTCGCCGCCTTCGCGCCAGCCGCCGTTCTCAATATAGCCGATGCCGTCAATGTCCGATGGGCAGAGGTTCACATTGACGTCGGAAAGGTATTCGGGGTAGATCTGCGGGCCGTGCCACATGAAGTCTACGCCGAGGGAGTCGCAGACGCCGGGGGTTGAGCCTTCGCCGACGTAGCTCACGGTGGGGAATTTCTCGCCCTTGGATTCGTTGGCGTACATTTTGAAGGCGAGGCCCATTTGCTTGAGATTGTTTTGGCACGCGGCGCGGCGCGCGGCTTCGCGGGCGCGGGCGAGGGCGGGGAGCAGAATGGCGGCGAGGATGCCGATGATGGCGATCACGACGAGTAGTTCGATGAGGGTGAAACCTTTGCGATTCATTCGATTCTTCCTTTCGGTACATTCACGACTAAAACGGTTGATAAATCAATAAGCTGTGTACGCATGAATGTGCAGGCCATGTAGACGTATCCGCCGCCACGCGGTGGGTTCACTGCGCTCCTCTCCGGCCTTTGCCCTGGCCTCTCACGCGGACGCGCCTGCCCGGATACCTCACCATCGTATACCAGATCTTGAAAAACCGCAAGCCCTTTACCTAATTTTCGGTATAATCATAAGTGTTTTAATTGATTTGGGTTAGGCGAATGCCCGAACTTAACAAAAAAGCCGGGCCGCGGGAATTCCCGCGGCCCGGAACAGCGTAATGGTGCTGTTATCCGTGGGTTACTGGCCCAGCAGGGTCGCCCAGGAGCGGCTGGCCGGATACTTCGAGGGGTACTTGAGCCAGGACACGTGGCCATCCATGTAGAGCACATTGGCGCCGCCGGGCACGTGGCTGAAGTGCTGGGTGTTCGCCGTCACTTCGTCGTAGATAATCGGGAGTTCGCTTTGGGCCTTGGCCGAAGCGCCGGGATTGTTGATATCCGTGATGAAGAAGCGCTCGATGCCCTCGCGCAGGCGCTGGAGCGTGGTATCGCCCAGCACCTCGTGGGTGAAGCGGAAGTCGCCTTCGGCGAGGCCCTTCGCGGTAGCCAGGGTCGTCGGATTGAAGCCCG
This genomic interval from Candidatus Hydrogenedentota bacterium contains the following:
- the lepA gene encoding translation elongation factor 4, giving the protein MPSQSNIRNFCIIAHIDHGKSTLADRLLQFTHTVEDRKLKEQTLDTMDIERERGITIKSVAVRMAYTAKDGQTYMLHLIDTPGHVDFAYEVSRSLAACEGALLLVDAAQGVEAQTLANAYKAVEQDLEIIPVINKIDLPAADIDDARQQIEDVIGLDSSEAVLASAKNGIGTEDVLEAVIRKVPPPKGDAEGPLRALIFDAVYDTYRGVVVYLRVVDGRICKGQKILLMKAGSKYEVSEVGCFTPEAKPMESLNCGEVGYMICSIKTLQDTKVGDTVTDALRPAPQALPGYKEVKPVVFCGMYPAIATDFGELRDALEKLSLNDASFEYVADSSDALGLGFRLGFLGLLHMEIIQERLEREFDLTLVSTMPNVAYQITRTDGEVEIIEKASQMPPRAEIELCEEPYIEADIMCPTEYLSTVIDLCKKKRGIHVRVDYIDGRRCMAVYQMPLSEIVVDFYDKLKSYTRGYGSLEYRIIGYRPGDLVKLDILLNSEAVDALSVIVHRDNAVPIGRALASKLRTLIPRQQYEVAIQAAIGGKIIVRETVKALRKNVTAKCYGGDITRKRKLLEKQKEGKKRMKQVGTVEVPQEAFMALLKVSEDADR
- a CDS encoding ABC transporter ATP-binding protein, with amino-acid sequence MAPAIRVEGVSKRYSRHAQTHLSYGLGDLMRELLGRPRPAALRKDEFWAVRDVSFELEAGGSLALIGRNGAGKSTLLKMLNGLTRPDTGRIRLEGRVQALINLSAGFNPALTGLENIYNAASLSGFGSGAIRAMADEVIAFAELEEAIESPVQTYSSGMKARLGFAVAVHLRPDILLIDEVLAVGDYAYQNKCFLRMEQLKKQGVTMVYVSHSHNSAIKLCEQGIWLHRGRVMASGACLETVRAYLAFLEAESQLKEAPDPVAGEAGAPPPPRATDHLYGPVHSGFDHVQEVTCTLSVDGQSCSEIPVHSAVVIRFGFTLRRRVDGLSVTLNFFREDGLLMGIVTTLYEGYLDGIHEGRVECEAHIPDLDFAPGNYLVMMPISEGQGYLWRDVAARFRVVGGGRVAAGVKHIRHSLRVLS
- a CDS encoding tetratricopeptide repeat protein — translated: MLLSSRLEAMLERMRVLVSVALVAGVLAVHAAAPAQPALEQGAPERVEESVEASDPGSARGPERDSVEPGDPAGRAADTGRSATPDPGPTTPAPTQPGPGAAPLPGSPASPPTQPAPGAAPLPGSPTPAPLQPGPGAAPSPGAPAPPPLQPAPGAAPLPGGLGPAPANTPLARLQALAADASVEPDLAEVALLAAQLAQPVDTQAYLAKLDALAAEFEPIIGNRGQTLEVAGRLARFLYQEKEFANSAVQSAEIFVGLDQVLDKKQWNCVGMALLYAAIGKRTGLPLQLVAGHGHVLVAYNAPPYFFIETTARGGLQPSRDYLTEYLPFPCVSPARYVVLNNREAIAMTLTQMGLAMQGAQRSQLAGTLFSLAINFSETYAEAWAGRGFLRAAEGNAQGAMADFERAIDLDPELREAYGGLGAAYREQGNLPRAVETYRTLLALCPEDSVAVFNTGQLLYESGDLQGSVQAFRQYIDLEPRDPEGYMRIAFPLEDAGDLAGAAEAYQRVLALAPNTPDAILNLSYIYEQIRDFNSSMEGYRRVLALQPANVRAAGGVARVLGKTGRYEDALRTFRAALESYPNTAFLWVDLGQLLEYGGDLKQAIGAYQEAVRVNPSDPESYYALARALQRAGLANDAQHVLAQARAVEAARSSGQARPGGWAPPTTSEGGIADLFPGGAGAPLELPAPEIEGAPPGAEPDMQPPADASSAPEGNADPAAPAAPPEAGADAGSAPEGGGEAPESPAGPEP
- the lepB gene encoding signal peptidase I, whose product is MAAQSETAPAGESRAARWKQQAREIAILLLVILFIKGCVIDQYSIPSGSMEPTLHGHPNMFKGDRVLTNKMYFGPRIPFTAIRLWNWWEPDRWDIVVFKPPAGGSEHPRLIKRVVGLPGERVELRGGEVYINGEKIPLGETMPDDFKGYWGYEDVERAAEQAPHAEQRMALAQMLQQFPPKYGSLPGDEYQLVPEDHYFLLGDNSLNSVDGRMYGWVPRNHLYGRASAVIWPIGHWRDFTGFSHTWWGKLLLYGIPIALIAFEAHHWRRDRQAKAAGDTGS
- the recO gene encoding DNA repair protein RecO codes for the protein MPQEKAEAHVLRRVDYSETSRIVTFLTPRRGRLACIAKGVRRKSSPLAGVLDTMNRVELVYYWKEGRSVQTLADASLLEAYPGVKNDLERGAFAAFPLELALHVAHENEPSENFYAAFSAGLERLNDWRGDPRAHCAWQIARMLAAAGFEPSLRECVHCGRAIGDNPGFDFEGGAVCGACPAPRRVSRETLASLRALFAAAAECPDVPAPRDAFQLLRGYTARQTESDYRSLRVLDDLFPTADKESAGAPIR
- a CDS encoding metallophosphoesterase; translated protein: MANEIVARDGDVFRILQLTDFHSDVSEYANERTRADVRAMVGRCRPDFLAVTGDIWCGDGHPDAAPMWMARDLAFIASLETPWAFTWGNHDYAADGARAQAQILRSPHYAAPDSTARGECHIAVVDRDGDARWDLLFANSGAEWRLPQDLEWVGDTSRALVAARGRLIPAVLFFHIPLRRYQVAIDAGRAEGIANEEVLYWGDEADTGADLIMAMPNIRACFCGHSHRNDCWFEEGGVRFSYGRSTGYGGYGEDVKKGATLITLDLRGEAVRHEAVFGDEVG
- a CDS encoding DUF1559 domain-containing protein — its product is MNRKGFTLIELLVVIAIIGILAAILLPALARAREAARRAACQNNLKQMGLAFKMYANESKGEKFPTVSYVGEGSTPGVCDSLGVDFMWHGPQIYPEYLSDVNVNLCPSDIDGIGYIENGGWREGGDPNRPILACKIGTRSYIYNAWVTNEEAYLMPGVNPGDGSATDLPGLIAEGIISGGFVQGIIDMATAVALATTEQEALDAVDRDLPIPGGKPALRIREGIERFLITDINNPGASAKAQSDLVIHYDGIEADTSDYNHLPGGANALYMDGHVEFIRYPGKFPAQRAWAILVSGF